The Oceanidesulfovibrio indonesiensis genomic sequence ACCAGGGGATCAGCGAGGCGTTCTCCACCGGGTCCCAGGCCCAGTAGCCGCCCCAGCCGAGTTCCATGTAGGACCACCAGCCACCGAGAATGATGCCTGCCGTGAGGAAAAGCCAGGCAACGAGGGAAGCGTTGCGCGCAGCCGCGACCCACGAGAGTTCGCCGCTCTGGCGACCCGCGATCCGCTGCGCCAGGCCGAGGCAGCCGGGAATGCAGAATCCGGCGTAGCCCAGGAAAAGCAACGGCGGATGAAAAATCATGCCCGGGTGCTGCAGCAGGGGGTTGAGGCCGCGGCCGTCACCAGGCGCAGGGGTCAGGGTGATGAACGGGTTGGACCAGCAGGTGAGCAGCAACAGGAAGAAGCCTTCGACGAGCAGGAAGAGCATCCAGTACCATTGCCGGGTTGGCGCGGCGAGGCGTTTGTAGCCGGGGGCGAGGAGGAAGGCCGCGCCGAAGAGCGCCGTGACCCAGGCCCAGAAAAGCAGCGAACCTGCCTGGCCGGCCCAGAATGCCGTCATTCTGTAGAACAGGTGCAGGAAGTTGTCCGAGTAGTCGGCCACGTAGGCCAGCGAATAATCCTTGCGCATGAACGCGATGAACAGGATGATCGACGCTACGGTGAGGAGCGCGGTAACGACGACTTGAGCCCGCTCCAGCCACACGTTCCGGGCAGAGCGGTTCTGCCATGCGTTCCAGGCGGCGTAGGCGGTTCCGGCAATTGCGGCGAACATGGCCGCAAGAAGACAGAAGTAGGCAAAGAGATACATGATGGATGGCTCCGCTGAAGTTGGAGGCGCGGACTATAGAACGATTGGCGTGCAAAGAAAAGACCCCCGTGGAATGGGGGTACTTTTCATGCGTGCTGTCGGACGCCTTGCGCAAAACCCTGGTGCGATCGCCGGGGCTATGTGTCGCGGTTCTCTTTTTCGTATTTGGAAGGGCACTTCGTCATCAGCGTTTTGGCGCCAAAGACGTGGTCGGCGACGTTCATGCGGCCTTCCACGATGACTTCCGCGCCGGCCTTGAAGGTGTCCGGCACGGCGCCGTGGTACAGGACCCGAATCGTCTGCCCCGGATTGTCCGTGTCTTCCAGGATGAACGCCACGCCCGGTTTGCCCTGGGACATCTGTATGTCAGCGGGGTGGACCGTGCCGAACAACCTGGCCGAGGTGAGCTTTTCAGGTTCCATGGCCAGCGCTTCGGAAACGTTGAGGAAATATGAACTGTCCTCGGAAAGGCCGGTGAACACCAGGAAGCCAAGTCCGCCGAGCAGAAGCAGGGCCAGGGCGAGGTATACGGGGGTGTTGGATTTTCTTTCGCTCATGAACGCCTCTGAAAAAAGTCGTGAAAGGGAACGAGCCGTTTGAAGTACGGTAGATTTGAAGAATGTAATAACAAGGCCGGTCACGTCAACCTTTATCGCGCGATCCACGGCCCAGACCAGGCAGGCGACGGAATCGCGGCTCTGGGGTTTCTTTCCTGGGAGCAGCCTCCGTGGCCAACTGCTGGCGTTGCAGGCGCGCCAGCTCGCGCAGGTCCTCCACCTGGTCGGTCTCGTCCACTATTTCTTTGCCCAGCATCTCCTCGAGCACGTCCTCCAGGGTGACCACGCCGTCCACCCCGCCGTACTCGTCCAGCACCACGAAGAGGTGGAGCCGGGATTCAAGAAAACGCAACAGCAGGCGGTCCAGGGTGAGGGAGGACAACACGAAACGCACGGGCCGCATGAGCATGTCCAGGGTGATGTCGTCCTGCTGGTTGGCCAGCGCATTGAGCACGGAGCGGCGGTACACGATGCCCACGACTTCCTCGGGGTCGTCGTTTTCGTACACGGGAATGCGGCTGTGGTTCCAGAATTTGGGCATGTTCCGCGCCTGCGCCGCCGTGGTGGAAGTCGGCAGGGAAAATACCACGGTGCGCGGCGTCATGATGTCGCCCACCACCTTGGTGTCCAGGCTCAGGATGTTGCGGATGGTGGATTCCTCGAACGCTTTGAGGATGCCGGCCTTGCGCGTCAGGCTCACGATGGCCATGATGTCGTTTTCGGTGGTGGCCGTTGCCGAGGCGCTGGGGCGGCGTATCAACCGGGTGATTGTTCCGGTAGTCCAGATCAGCGGTTTCAGAGCGAGAACCATGTACTTGAGCGGCTTGGCCATGACCGGCGCAATCTGCTTGGCGTAGGCCACGCCTATTGTCTTGGGCACGATCTCCGAACAGATGAGGATGGAGAGGGTGAAGAACGCCGCGAAAATCCCTGTATACGCATCGCCAAAATAGTTCACCGCCGCGGCGCCGGCTATGGAGGCGCCGGCCGTGTTCGCCACCGTGTTCAATATGAGAATTGCCGAGATGGGCTTCTCGATGTCGTTGCGCAGGTCCTGGAGTATGCGGCCGGAGTTGCGGCCGCCGGCGCGCAGATGCTCGACGTGGCTCACGGGCACGGAGTACAACGCGGCCTCCATGATTGAGCACAAACCCGATATGATGATGGCCAGACCGGCCGAGAGGATGAGAGCGAACATGATTATCCGTTGGCGTGGCGGGGCAACGGGCGAGGGGAGGCAAGGAAGATTCTTCGTCGGGGTTTTTCCAGAACGTCCATCTCGGCATACTAACGGACATGATATGTGAAAATCAATCCTGGAATGCGGCCTGCGGCGTGAATTCTTGCCAGAGAACGGAGCGCATGGAATATTACGCAGAGCAAAAGGTTTCAATCATTCTGCTCTCGCGACGTTTGCCGCGTGTGCGCACTTTCTGCGTGGCCGTTCTTGTAACTTCGAACAACAAACTGTTTAACATTTAATGCTCACGGTAATATCAAGCCGAAACGAGTTCACCATAAACGAAAAAGCCAGCAAATGAGACACCTGTATTTCGACTATAACGCCACTACGCTCACGCATCCTGAAGTGCGCGACATGATGCTGCCGTATTTTTCCGAGAAATTTGGCAATCCAGGCTGCTCCCACCTGCCCGGCATGTTCGCCAGGGAAGCCGTGGCCGAGGCCCGCGCCAACGTTGCGGCTCTGCTGAACGTGGAACCGGAATTCGTTATCTTCACCTCCGGCGCCACCGAGGCGAACAATCTCGCCATACTCGGCACGGCAGGTCCGTTCGCGCCGGAGGACCGGCCCAGGCGCATCGCCCTGAGCGCAGTGGAGCACCCGGCGGTGTTCGCCCCCGCGACAGCCCTGGAACGGCTGGGAGTTAAAAAATTCGTCATACCGGTGGATTCACAGGGCGTGCTCGATCTTGCGTCCCTGGAGCGCGTCTGCGCGACGGGCGGGCCCGGGCTGCTCGCCGTGATGCTCGCGAACAACGAGACTGGCACGCTTAACCCGGTGCAGGAAGCAGCGGCCATTGCGAAAGAGTACGGCTGGTTCGTCCATTGCGATGCGGCACAGGCCGTGGGCAAGATCCCAGTGGATGTCCGGGATCTCGGCGTGGACTATCTCTCCGTGGCGGGGCACAAGTGCTACGCGCCCAAGGGGGTGGGGGCGCTTATCGTGGCCAGCGACGAGGCGCGCCGCCGCATCCAGCCTGTCACCTTCGGCGGCGGCCAGGAAGGCGGCCTTCGCCCCGGCACGGAGAACGTTCCCTACATGGTCGCGCTGGGCGCGGCCGCGGAACTCGCCGGCCGCGACGTGGCCGCGGAAGCAGCCCGACAGAAGGCGCTGGGCCTGCGGTTCCTGGCAGGGCTGGACGACATTGGCCGCGCGTTCATGCTCTTCGGCAGGCCTATGCATCACGACGCCCGGCTGCCACAGACCGCCAACGTGGGGTTCGAGGGGGCCGCGGCGGGAGATATCCTCTCCGGCCTCGTGGCGCGGGATGTGGCCGTGTCCGGCGGAGCGGCCTGTCATGCAGGTCAGGTGCGTGTATCCGCCACGCTGCAGGCCATGAACGCGCCGGAACGCTACGCCGCCGGGGCAATCCGGTTTTCCTGGGGCCGGTTCACGCAGGAGGCGGACATCGACGAATTGCTGGAACGGCTGGAAGAGACGCTGGGCGAGCTGGGGTGATTGAAATTATACGCTGCGTCTTTCCCGTCACGAAAAAAGCCGGTCCTCCGCGAAGGAAGACCGGCTTTTTGTCCAGAATTTCAGACTCCGGTGTGTGAATCCTGAATTCTACAGATCCTTGGAGATCATCTTGAGCAGGCGCAGCAGCTGGTTGGTGAAACCGGCTTCGTTGTCGTACCAGATGATGAGCTTGCAGAGCCGCTTGTCGATGACGTTGGTGGTGAGCGCGTCCACCACGCCGCCGTAGATGGAGCCCATGTAGTCCACGCTGACGAGCGGTTCCTCTGAGTAGCCCAGATTACCCTGCATGGGGCCTTCGCTGGCCGCCTTGAGCGCTGCATTCACCTCCTCGGCGGTCACGTCCTTGGCGAGCTCGCAGGTGAGGTCCACCAGGGAGACGTTGGGCGTGGGCACGCGGATGGCCATGCCGTCCAGCTTCCCGGACAGCGAGGGGATGACCTCGGTGACGGCCTTGGCGGCGCCGGTGGTGGTCGGAATCATGGAGACCGCGGCGGCGCGGGCGCGGCGCAGGTCCTTGTGCGAGCCGTCCAGGATGCGCTGGCTCATGGTGTAGGAGTGCACCGTGGTCATCAGGCCGTGGACGATGCCGAACTCGTCGTCGAGCACCTTGGCCACGGGGGCGAGGCAGTTGGTGGTGCAGGAGGCGTTGGAGATGACGTGGTGCTTTGCCGGGTCGTAGTCGCTGTGGTTCACGCCCATGACGATGGAGATATCAACGTCCTTGCCCGGCGCGCTGATGACGGACTTTTTGGCTCCGCCTTCAAGGTGCTGGGCAAGGCCCTCGCGGTCTTTCACCTTGCCGGTTGTTTCCACCACGATGTCCACGCCGTAGGGCGTCCAGTCATACTCGCCCATGGGCTGGCGGCTCACGGCGATATCTCTGCCGTTCACCACGAGGCCCTTGTCGTTGTGCGAGACGCCCGGAAAACGGCCATGGCAGGAATCGTACGCCAGAAGATGGGCCAGGCTCGCGTTGTCCGAGCGGGCGTTGATGACGGCGAGTTCGATTCCCGGCTCGTCCGCGAGCAGGCGGGTGAGGTAGCGGCCAATGCGGCCGAAGCCGTTCATTCCGAGTTTTACGCTCATTCTATGACTCCCTTAGAGATTGAGTGGAACGTTCCATGAGTCGCGCGGCGCCCTGGGCGGCGGTGAGTCGCGCAGCCTCGGCAACCAGCTGGGGCGTGGGTGCTCCGTCCGCTTCGAATATCACGAGGCACACTCCGGTGCGCACGGCGGCGCGAATGGGGTGTTCTCTGCCGGGAAAAAACGTGGCCTCTGCCGGTTCGCCAGGGGCGAGGGCGTCCGCGTCGGGCCGCAGGGCCAGGGGGATGTTGGGCAGCAGCGACGTTGCGCGAACCAGGTCCCCCAGCTCGGGCATATGGCCGGGTTCGAAGGCGAAGATGTCGCCGGCAGTCGCACTCGACTGGGCGAGACAGTCCAGCGGGGAGCCGCGCAGGGCGTGCATGCCGGCGTCACGAATCGCACCCGCGTCAGCATCCATGGCTGCGCACAGGGCGAAGCCGGCCGTAGAGGCCTGCGGGATCAGCGATGAATCGTCCAGCCCCTGCAGGGCCAGGGCGAAGGCGAAATCCTCGCCATAGGCGGCGCGGGCAGAATTCGCGAGGGTCGTGCAGACGTCCTTCCAGCTGGAGGCCGGGAAGTCGGATGCGTTCAGAACAAGCACCAGGGGCGCTCCTTCCGAGGCCGCAGCCTCGATGCCCGAGAGGCCGTGCTCCATGCTGCGGATGACAAATGCGGGCGCGGCATATCCCGCGGTATAGGCGTCTTGCAGAATCGCGGCGAGGGTCGTGGTGGATTCCGTCATGATCGTGTGTTCGCAATGGACTCGCGCGTGGCCATGCGCCCCGAAACAAGGCAGGGACGCGGGCGCACGATCGACTTTCCTTGTTTAGGGCAGGTTTCGGGGAGTGTCAATGAACCGCTCCTTGCCGGGGATCGGCGATTACCTTGTTATCCTGAGCGCCTTCACCAGCCGGACCAGCAGTTCCGGCGCTTCATTGAGGTCCGATTGTTCCAGGAACCGCCGACGCTGGGCGAAGCGGTCCTCCAGCGTGGTCAGGTATGCTTCGCGGGCGTCCACGGAGTCCGGGTCGTATGTTTCGGCGAATCCGGGCAGCACCGCGTTCACCGTCTCGGCCGTGGGAATCTGCGCTCCGGGCAGAAGATCCCAGTCGCGCCATTCCAGCTTGTCCAGAAGTATGGACGTCTGGAGGGTGAGCGAGGTCTTCAGCGGAATGGGGTTGAGGTCGGAATCGGAATGCTTCCAGAATCCCACGGAGTTGAAGCAGTAGCACTGCGCGCCATGATCCATGACGCCGAGAAACGCCTCCACGTCCTTCCATAAAGGGTACACGCGGAAGGGATTGGCAAAGGGAATGAAGACGAGCTTCTTGAGCTCTTCTTCGGAGACGTTCTCTGCGAGGTTGCGGCGGGTCATCAGGCTGGCGCCCATGGCCACGGCGAGTTCGCCGTTGGAAAAACGCAGGATGGGCGGCAGGGTGGTGTCCTTGGTGAGCCAGCAGACCAGATCCGGAAAGCGGCAGCGGTTCACGTAGTCGCCCAGCAGGTCGCGGTCGAAAAGGGCGCGGCCGTTGGGGTTGCGCAGATCCTGGCCCATGGGCAGGACCTTGCCGTCCGCGTTGATGAGGCCGTGGTTCATGATCGAGATGCAGTAATCCCACTCCGGATGCCCCAGGGGGCGGGAGTCGGTCTTGTCGAACAAAGTGGGCTCCCAGACACGGCAGACTTTCTCCTCGCTGTCTATCTGGAAGGCGTCGTCGTGCAGAACCACCTTGCTGCTCCCGGCGGGCAGGGTGCCGGCATTGTCCACGGCGTTGGTGTGCGAACTCTTGCCCGTTCCGGAAAGGCCGAAGAAAGCGATGGAGCGCTTGCCGATGTTCTTGGGCGCGTCGTCGCATTCGGAGAAGTCGAACTCCTTGATGCCGCCGTGGCAGGCAGCCCAGCCCAAGCGCATGCCGGATGTCCATGCCAGGGTGAGGGTGCCTTTCTTGCGCTCCCCGAAGTAGCGCATGCCGAAGTTGAACATGACGTTGGCGTCTTCATCCACCAGGGCCAGCTGGGAGCCGCCTTCGTCGTGGTAGTACGGGTCCCGGACTGTCCAGTGGTTGTCGCCCACCACGATGATGTCCGGCACGGGCAGCACCGTGCTGGCTTCGTACTGCTCGGCCAGTTCCTCGTACGGGGTGAAGTTCACCAGCCAGTTGAAGACGTTCATGGCGTCGTCTTCCGCCGCCACTATGGTGGCCTTGATCATCATGTCGGGGTCCAGGCCGACTACGGCGTGGGCCTTGATGAGAGGGCGCTCCCGCAGAGCCATGAACGCTTCGCGCACGTCGCCCAGCACTTTGCGACGTTCGGCGGCGGGCATGCGGTTGTAGAAACGCCGGGCCTGGGCTGTACGGCCCACGATGCGACCGTGAACGTTGTTCAGCACGGTGGCGCCTTCGGGCAGGCCGAGCCGGCTGGCGGCGGGCGGGTATATGGGCAGGTCGGTTTGGATGACGTCGGTCTGGCGCCGGGCCAGCTCGTACGCCTCGGCAGCGGAGACCGTGCGCACGCGCGGATCGCATATCAGCGTTTCCGCCATCGCGCGGGTCGGGGGGATGCTCTTCAGATCGTCCTTGTAAAACTCGTACGTCGATTTGCTTGCCATGATGTATAGGCTCCCTCGGGCTGTTTGGGGGGCCATATCGCGTATGACGCTGAAAGGCCAGTGTGCATTTCATGCATTTCCCGCCCCCTTTTCGCGCGGCCTGCTCGATGATACGATCAAAAGCATGAAACGCCCCACCGATCTCCTTTTCTTCGACTGGCAGGACGAACATACTGAACAGCCAGGATTTTCAGGAAAAATGCAGCCTGGGGAGCCGCCTGCGCATGCGGGCCACGGCTCAGCCTGCCGTCCTGGGGGGGCCTTGGAGCACGGCCGGGCCATGGCAGGGCTGGCCGCCTCGCTCAAGGAACGCAACAAACGCGCCCGCCAGACCGGCGGCGCCAGGGAGCAGAAAGCCAGGGCCAAGAGCCGCACAACGCTGTCCAAGGCGCTCGGCAGGATTTTCGATGCGCAGGCAGACCCGGGACAGGACGAGGTTGTTGTCGTGAGCCGGCCAGCGAAAAAGGGTGGGGACGACCGCTAGCCGGATCCCTGCGGTGGTGCTCCGCGTTTTTCCAGTTCTTCCAGCAGAATACGCTCCGCTGCCTTGCAAACATCCGGCAGCGGCTGCATGGCGTCCACTATTCGGTAGCGGTCCTTGTTGATGGCGGCCCAGGTGAGGTAGCCCTCGCGCACGCGGCTGTGGAACTCCAGCGACTCGGCCTCGAACCGGCCTTCGGACGCCGTCTTCTGTTCAGCCACGTTGCGAGTGAAGGCGCGCTTCAGCCCCACTTCCGGGTCCAGATCGAAGAGCAGTGTCAGGTCCGGCCACAGTCCGCGAACCGCCATATCGTTGAACTCGTGCAGCTTCTTCGGGTCCAGGCCGCGGCCGTAGCCTTGATACACAACGGTGGAGTCGGCGAAGCGGTCGCAGAGCACCACGAGATCGTCCTCCAGCGCCGGGCGGATCACGTGGTGGATGTGCTGGGCGCGGTCGGCCAGGTACAGGAACAGCTCGGCCTCGCTCGTGAGATCGGTGGATGAGATGTCCAGCAGGATCTGGCGCAGGGTGCGGCCAAGGCGGGAGCCGCCGGGTTCGCGCGTGGTGGTCACTCCGAATCCTTTGTTCATCAGCACCTCGGCCAGATGCACGATGACCGACGACTTGCCCGACCCCTCTATCCCTTCAAAGGTAATGAACATTGGTTTTCCTTGTTCGTCTTTTCCCGGTTCACGGGGATGGAGGCGCCCGGCGTGGGCCGGGCCTTGAAGAGAAAACGGTCCAGACCGCGCTGGAAGGCGGACCAGCCCGTGACCTCGGCTGGCGACTCGTCACCGTTTTCAGGCTGCGGCGCCGCCTCTTCCAGGGGAGCGAGGGCGTTCGCCACCTGGTTCATCTTGGCGTCCATGTTGTCCGCATAGTGCAGGGCGAAAGCTTCGGCCGTCTTGGGCCGCTTGGGAGAACCGTACTCGTACTCCCCGTGGTGCGACAGGATGATGTGCTTGAGGTGCAGGACGAGGTGGTCCGGAAGGCCGGAATCCGCCAGGAAGGGCGCTATCCTTTCCAGGCCGATCTGGATATGGCCCATGAGCCGGCCGGCGTCGGTGTAGTCGTTGGCGAGGCCGCCGGAGAGCTCCCACGCCTTGCCCAGATCGTGCAGGATTGCCGCGGCGAAAAGTATCTCGCGGTCCAGGTGGGGGTACTGGTCGGCGAATTTAACGCACAATCCGCACACGGAAAGCGTGTGCTCCAGCAGGCCGCCGAGGTAGGCGTGGTGCATGGCCTTGGCCCCAGGGGAGTACATGAAGCGGTGGCGGATCTCCGGATCGTTCAGGATTTTTTTCATCAGCCGGCGCCACGGCGGGTAGTGGAGGTTCTGGCGGCACAGCTCCTCCAGCTTGTGCATCATGTCCTCAGGTTTCTGCGGTGCCGAGGGCATGAACTCCGAAAAATCCACACGCAGTGCGATCTCGCCTTCGGCAGTCTGCTCGGGCAGGTCGTCCTCGCCGAGTACCGCTTCGACAAACGTAAGGCGATCCAGAGAAAGCTGGACCGAATCCCGGTACGTGCCGGCGCGCGCCTCCACAAGCACGAGGCGGCCGGGATCTATGGATGGGAACTGCTGGCTCAGCGGGCTCCATATCTTGGCTTCCACCGTGCCGGTGGCGTCCATGAGATGCAGGGTCCAGAACGGTCCGTTCTTCGCCGTGCCGCTGCGGGCGGAGGCGATGGCAAAGACATCGGTCACGGCGTCGCCGGATTGCAGGTCCCGGACGAATTGCCGTTTGGTATGAGTGGGGACAGGCTCCCCCTTCCGAGAAGCTTCCATGAGTCGGGGCGTCACTCCGATGAAACGTATGGGTCGTATTTCTAGGGGCGCGAAGACGTTTGTTTCGTGCTCCCGCGGCATGCGCCGCATGGCCCGCCGCTGGCGTGGCCGTCCTGTATGACCGGGTGGACGAAAACCCAGGAATCGACAGCTCCCGGTCAAAACAAAAGGCGGAATGTTGCTGGAGGCGGTGGGATCGTATACCCTTTCCGCTCGTGTCGCATTCCGCAGTCCGAGCAGGCGCCAAGGTGACCCCATCGGGCTGTTCTGTCAATCCACCAGCCATTTTCCGGAGCCCATTCGCATGCGCATATTGTTGACCAACGACGACGGCATCCAGGCGCACGGCCTGCGCGTTCTGTACAAGGCGTTCAGGGAAGCCGGACACGATGTCCATTGCGTGGCGCCCGTCACGGAGCAATCCGCCGTGGGACACGCCGTGACCATCGCACTGCCCTTGCGCGTCAAGGAGTTCAAGGAAAACGGCTTCCGCGGCCACGGGGTATACGGCACGCCCGTGGACTGCGTGAAGCTCGCGCTCTCGGCCCTTCTGTACGAGAAGCCGGACCTCGTGGTCTCGGGCATCAACGCCGGGGCCAACGTGGGCGTGGATCTTCTGTACTCGGGCACGGTCTCGGCCGCCACGGAGGGCGCGTTCATGGGATTCCCTGCCCTGGCCATCTCCTATGACGACTTCAATCACGAAGGACTCACTGGAGAACACGGCAGCTATGTCGCGAATCTGGTCGAGCGGCTGCCCCTGGACAACCTGCCGCACAAGTGCGTGCTCAACCTGAACTTCCCCAACCGCCCCGTGGCCGAGTGCAGGGAGCTCAGGATATGCCGGCACACCAGCGCCATGTGGGAGGACTGGTACGACCAGCGCCACGACCCCCGCGGCCGGCCGTATTACTGGCTCACCGGCGTGATTCCGCCGGAAAAGGTCTCGGCCGATACGGACCGCGCGCTGCTCACCGCCGGCCACGTCACGCTCACCCCGCTGCGGTTCGATTTCACGGACTACGATCTCATCCAGAGCCTGGGCGGTTCGCTGGAGTAACAGGCTGCTGGAAAAATCCTGGTTGCGATGATGGTTTTTTCAAGGCCCAGGGCAGGGCTCCCCGGGTAAACGACCCGGGCAGGGCCCTGGACAGGATCCTGCGCAGGGCGCGTCAAAGGCGGAGTCGTCCGGACCACAAGGGCCCGGTTCCAGTAAGGAGCCGGGCTTTTATGCGTTTTGCTTTCCGGACAGCTATCCGTCGGCATCTCGTCAAGAGGGCAGAGGCGGGTCTTTTCCGGGCAGGGGCGGGTACACCCGGAACCGGCCCGAACGCGCAAGTACACTGGTGTCCAGACGCTCAACAAGGAGAGACGCTATGGACGCCACATCCCAAGAACCCCCCCATGGTTTCACACAGGACGCCGTTGACCGCTTCGAAGAAGGAGCTGGTATGGCCGCGTTGCATGAGTGGGCCGAGCTCGACTGGAGCGACCTGCCCAATGGGCTGCAGGATATCAAAGAAGTGGTCGGACCCGGGGCCGCGTTCATCCTCGCCGAGGAGTACGGCGGCGGCGCCGTCTACGTTCCGTACCGCATCCGCGACAACCATCCGCTCGTCGAACTTATCGGCATGGACAAGGCTTTTCGGCTCGCAGAGGCGTTCGGCGGAGACAAACTGCACATCCCCAAGGTGGACGCCATCGAGCGACAGTTCCGGACCCGGCGCATCGTGAAGCTGCGGCAGGCTGGACGGACAGTCGCCTCCCTGGCCCGTGAGTTCAACCTCACTTGCCGTCGTGTGCGGCAGATATGCGCGTCGTAGGGAGCGGGCCATGGAGTTCTGGAAAGACATCGTCCACTTCGCGCCGTCGGAGTGGCCGGACGATCCGAGCCGAGTCGCCCCGGACCTTGTGCGCCTGATGGACGCCGTGCGCAGCGATGCCGGAGTGCCGATCCACATCCACGCAGCCTGGTCGCTCTCAGGGCATGGAGCCGGCTCCCTGCACGGCCAGGGCAGAGCGGTGGACTTCCACTTTGCCCCCGGCCTGGAGCCGGCGGCCGAGTTCGCGCTGCTCGCGGCGTTCGGTTTCGGCGGCATCGGACTGTATCCGGAGTGGCGGCCCCGTCACGGCTGGCATGTAGATCTGCGGTCGGGAAAGATACGCCTGTTCTGGGTGCGATCGGACGGCCGCTATCGCTACGGGCACGAAGCAGTGGGCCGGGCAATCACTGTCCTGACAGGAACCCATGCCACTTCAATGTGTCCATGAATCTGGACAGAACGAAGAAGGGAGGACGCATGCGCAATGCGGTCAATACTGCATCGTTTCCGGCTGATGTGTCTGCCGCCGATAGTGGCACGATCCGTGGAGCAATGCGCTTTGCCTGGCGCAGTTTCAGGTCCGTGGCGTCTGGTTCTGGCTGCCGGAAAACGGGTGGCGCCTGCCGGCGAAGCGTTTGGCCATGAGCGAGCGCGAACTGCGGGACCTCTGGGACGCGGTTGAGAGCCTGCGCGAGCAGCAGAGCGTGACGAATGCCCTGTTGGCGGAGATACGGACCATTCTGAACGAGCGGTGCGAGCACCGCGGAACGCGGCTGGCCGATCTCGAAAAGCAGGTGGATTCCATCCGCGCCCGCGTATGGTGGTTTTCCGGCGCCACGGGCGCGCTCACATACGTGTTCACCAAGATCATTCCGTTCAGCCTGGGAGATTGAACATGGCGCCGAAAACCGGCGGAACAACGAAATCGAAACGCACGGAAGCCGGCAGCGGGCGAGGCCGGCAGGGCAAGCTGACGCCGGAAGTCATCGAGATTCTGGGCG encodes the following:
- a CDS encoding Mor transcription activator family protein, which codes for MAALHEWAELDWSDLPNGLQDIKEVVGPGAAFILAEEYGGGAVYVPYRIRDNHPLVELIGMDKAFRLAEAFGGDKLHIPKVDAIERQFRTRRIVKLRQAGRTVASLAREFNLTCRRVRQICAS
- the surE gene encoding 5'/3'-nucleotidase SurE; the protein is MRILLTNDDGIQAHGLRVLYKAFREAGHDVHCVAPVTEQSAVGHAVTIALPLRVKEFKENGFRGHGVYGTPVDCVKLALSALLYEKPDLVVSGINAGANVGVDLLYSGTVSAATEGAFMGFPALAISYDDFNHEGLTGEHGSYVANLVERLPLDNLPHKCVLNLNFPNRPVAECRELRICRHTSAMWEDWYDQRHDPRGRPYYWLTGVIPPEKVSADTDRALLTAGHVTLTPLRFDFTDYDLIQSLGGSLE